A genomic window from Phocoena sinus isolate mPhoSin1 chromosome 20, mPhoSin1.pri, whole genome shotgun sequence includes:
- the TMEM92 gene encoding transmembrane protein 92 isoform X3, with translation MKPGCQCSFIQSAKIAAATCGLFFTCPKGFNCCGNSCCQEYQPEQFQLFSGPLRIFVVVFLIIVPLLCLCGLAKRFCRNCRKSEQDPPTDHEGPPERPPITPAERVTASICEPPPPYSEIILKAVVGLPPVEPPPPYSFRPEEHAGVRSGVDNPTF, from the exons ATGAAACCAGGTTGTCAGTGCTCTTTCATTCAGTCTGCCAAAATC gctgcagccACATGTGGTCTCTTCTT CACCTGCCCTAAAGGGTTCAACTGCTGTGGTAACAGCTGCTGCCAAGAGTACCAGCCAGAGCAGTTCCAGCTCTTCTCTGGCCCCTTGAG GATCTTTGTCGTCGTGTTTCTGATCATCGTACCCCTCTTGTGCCTCTGTGGCCTGGCTAAGCGCTTCTGTCGCAACTGCAGAAAGTCGGAGCAGGACCCCCCAACGGATCATGAGGGGCCCCCAGAACGGCCCCCCATTACTCCCGCAGAGAGGGTCACAGCATCCATTTGTGAGCCCCCACCCCCCTACAGCGAG ATTATCCTGAAGGCCGTCGTGGGTCTGCCTCCCGTGGAGCCACCCCCTCCCTACAGCTTCAGGCCCGAAGAACACGCCGGGGTGCGCAGCGGCGTCGACAACCCCACCTTCTGA
- the TMEM92 gene encoding transmembrane protein 92 isoform X1, whose product MPPVRIQDEMKPGCQCSFIQSAKIAAATCGLFFTCPKGFNCCGNSCCQEYQPEQFQLFSGPLRIFVVVFLIIVPLLCLCGLAKRFCRNCRKSEQDPPTDHEGPPERPPITPAERVTASICEPPPPYSEIILKAVVGLPPVEPPPPYSFRPEEHAGVRSGVDNPTF is encoded by the exons ATGCCCCCAGTCCGCAT CCAGGATGAAATGAAACCAGGTTGTCAGTGCTCTTTCATTCAGTCTGCCAAAATC gctgcagccACATGTGGTCTCTTCTT CACCTGCCCTAAAGGGTTCAACTGCTGTGGTAACAGCTGCTGCCAAGAGTACCAGCCAGAGCAGTTCCAGCTCTTCTCTGGCCCCTTGAG GATCTTTGTCGTCGTGTTTCTGATCATCGTACCCCTCTTGTGCCTCTGTGGCCTGGCTAAGCGCTTCTGTCGCAACTGCAGAAAGTCGGAGCAGGACCCCCCAACGGATCATGAGGGGCCCCCAGAACGGCCCCCCATTACTCCCGCAGAGAGGGTCACAGCATCCATTTGTGAGCCCCCACCCCCCTACAGCGAG ATTATCCTGAAGGCCGTCGTGGGTCTGCCTCCCGTGGAGCCACCCCCTCCCTACAGCTTCAGGCCCGAAGAACACGCCGGGGTGCGCAGCGGCGTCGACAACCCCACCTTCTGA
- the TMEM92 gene encoding transmembrane protein 92 isoform X2, with protein sequence MSATWVPGLVPTLLLGLLAGLQQAAATCGLFFTCPKGFNCCGNSCCQEYQPEQFQLFSGPLRIFVVVFLIIVPLLCLCGLAKRFCRNCRKSEQDPPTDHEGPPERPPITPAERVTASICEPPPPYSEIILKAVVGLPPVEPPPPYSFRPEEHAGVRSGVDNPTF encoded by the exons ATGTCAGCCACCTGGGTGCCTGGCCTAGTACCCACCTTGCTGCTCGGCCTGCTGGCCGGCCTCCAACAG gctgcagccACATGTGGTCTCTTCTT CACCTGCCCTAAAGGGTTCAACTGCTGTGGTAACAGCTGCTGCCAAGAGTACCAGCCAGAGCAGTTCCAGCTCTTCTCTGGCCCCTTGAG GATCTTTGTCGTCGTGTTTCTGATCATCGTACCCCTCTTGTGCCTCTGTGGCCTGGCTAAGCGCTTCTGTCGCAACTGCAGAAAGTCGGAGCAGGACCCCCCAACGGATCATGAGGGGCCCCCAGAACGGCCCCCCATTACTCCCGCAGAGAGGGTCACAGCATCCATTTGTGAGCCCCCACCCCCCTACAGCGAG ATTATCCTGAAGGCCGTCGTGGGTCTGCCTCCCGTGGAGCCACCCCCTCCCTACAGCTTCAGGCCCGAAGAACACGCCGGGGTGCGCAGCGGCGTCGACAACCCCACCTTCTGA